The following nucleotide sequence is from Deltaproteobacteria bacterium.
TGTGACTGGCCTTCACCTGCTCGTCTTTGCGGAAGGAGTCAGGATTGCTGTCGTAGTTTTTCTTTGCCTCATCGTCCGTAACCGCAATGCCGGAGATGATGGTTTTGTTAAGGAATCCCTGAATAGTCAGCTGTTTTTTAATGTTGGTCTTGAGGGAGTCTTCGGTGAAGCCTCGTTTCACCATCTCGGCATTGAACTGGTCCCTGGTTGGAAATTGGCCCGCGAGTTTATTGAACGATTCGTCCACCTTTTCCTTGGATGCTTTGAAACCTTCCTTGGTGGCTTCTTGATAAAGCAGTTCTCCGGAGACCAGCTGGTCCAGAATCCTGGGGCCGAGTTGATTCATCAATGCCTCCGTGGACACGTTCTCACCCCCACTCATTCCGATGGCTGTGTTTCTCACCGCCGTTTCAACCGCGCTCAGGGGTATTGGATCGCCGTTGACGAGGGCGGCAACTCCACTGCCGGCTACAGCTGTGGTCTTTCCGGCCGATACCGCCTCCGATGGGGCGTTGGGCGGGGATACCTCGGTGGACGGCTGTCCCCCATCCTTGGCACAGGAGACCACCGGCAGGGTAATTAGAAGCGCCATGGTACAGGCGAAAAGGTAACGGAATAATTTCATGGTTGGATCCTTTCTTAACTAATAAAGCCTGTATTTGGCAATAGGATACCGTCTCCCGAGTCCGAATGCATTCCAGCTGACTTTGATTCCGGGGGCGGCCTGCTGTCTCTTGTACTCGTTGCCCTCCACCATGTTCAAAATGGAACGCACAAGGTCCTCCTTATACCCCAAACCGACGATTTCCGACAGAGTTTTGTGGTCCTCGATGTACGCTTTCAATATGGGATCCAGGAGGACATAGGGGGGGAGTGAATCCTCGTCTCGCTGGTTGGGACGCAGCTCGGCGGATGGCTCCTTGGTAAGTACTCTGCCAGGTATCAGCTCTTCGTTCCGGTTGAGATACCTGCAGATCTCATAGACTTCCCCTTTGTAAAGGTCGCTGATGACCGCCAGCCCGCCGGACATATCCCCATAGAGTGTGCAGTATCCCGTGGCCAGTTCCGATTTATTCCCGGTGGACAGTACGAGATGGCCGAAGCGGTTGGATAGGGCCATGAGGATATTTCCCCTGATCCGTGCTTGGATATTTTCCTCGGTAACGTTACCAGGCAGGCCCTCAAGACCATCAGATAATTCATTAAGGTAAGACGTATAAATATTTGATATGTCTATTTTTTTTATATTAATTTTTAGATTGTGAGCCAGGGCCTGCGCATCCGTTACGCTCTCCCGGGACGTGTAGGGAGAGGACATGAGGATACCGAGGACGTTTTCAGGTCCCAGGGCGTCGGCAGCCACCGCGGCCGTCAGGGACGAATCAATGCCACCTGAAAGCCCGAGGACCGCTGAAGGGAAACCGCACTTCAAGGCGTAGTCCCCAAGGCCCCTCACCAGAGCCCTGTAGACGGCCTCGGTTCCGTCCATGTCGGGGATATCGGTGACAGGTGAGGGTAGGTCAACAAGGTCAACGAGGAGCATATCCTCCTCGAATCCTTTAGCCAGCGCCACGATCCGGCCGTTTTTATCCATTACCAGGCTTCGCCCGTCGAAAACCAGGGAATCGTTTCCTCCAACCTGGTTGACGTAGATCACCGGGACTTCAAAACGCCTGGCGATATTGGCCAGCATCTCTATTCTCAGGTGCCCCTTGCCCCGGCTGAAAGGCGAGGATGCGATGTTGATAAGCGGCACAGGGTTAGAGGAGAGGAATTCCTCAACGGGGTCCAGGTGGTACTGCCTGGTGAGCCAGAATGTCTTGTCGTTCCAGGCATCTTCACATATGGAGACGCCCGCTTTCGAACCTTCCAGATCAAAGGAGGTAAGCTTCCGTCCGGGCTCGAAGTAACGGCTCTCATCGAAGACATCGTAAGTGGGAAGCAGGACCTTCCGGTGAATGTCAAGTATACGCCCATCTCTGATCAGGACTGCCGAATTGTGCAGGGGCTTGCCCTCTCCCGGTGTATCGCTGGGCAGGATGGTTCCAACAAGCAGGGACAGTCCCAGGCCCGCAGTCCGTTCAACGAGGGTCCGGAGGGCATCCGCGGTCTGCCGGGTAAAGTTCGGGTTGGTCAGCAGGTCCAGGGGGGGGTAGCCGGTAACGGACAGTTCCGGGAATATGGCCAGAGATGACCCGGATTCACGGGCCTTCCCGGCTTCGGAGAGGATCTTCCCGATGTTTCCGGAAAAATCCGCAACGGTCGTGTTGACCTGGTGAAGAGAGATCTTCATGCGAGGGCCATAATCATAGATAAGGCCCCTTCTGTCAACCATAGCCTCTTGTCGACCGAAGCTCTATGCACCCCTGTGTCAGAGACAGGGGGGGAATATTTTACTTGTATACCATAGGGGGGTATGGTATTTTCGTCAAAAGGAGGGTGTGACATTGGAGAAGAAAGTGACGACCCATTTAGAGCAGGTGCCCAGGCTTAACCGAATTGAGGGACAGGTCAGGGGGATCAAGCGGATGATAGAGGAAGAGCGATACTGTGTGGATATCCTGATCCAGTTAAAATCCATATCCAGCGCACTGGCCAAGGTCCAGGAGAATATCTTTCGCCACCATCTGGAAAGCTGTGTGAAAGATTCATTAAGCGGAAGCAAACAGGAGGATAAAGAAAAAAAAGTGGAAGAGGTCATCAGACTTCTGGGCAAATTCCGGTGATCCAAGTCTTTCCAATATCTCTCCCAGCGATAGGAGACAGGATATGACGTCTGGAAATATTATAACGATACTTTTGGTTGTAGGCTTCGGTTACATGATGTTCCGCGGCGGGTGCTGCGGAGGTCATGGCGGAAAGCACGGGGGGAAAAAACATGACTCCAACGAGAATAAGGAAGAAGAATCTATGGAAAATGAAGTAGATTAAACCCGGTGAACATTGCCGGATAGTCCTGGATAAGGAGACGTTAATGGCACGAGATCCTGTGTGCAATATGGAAGTGGATGAGAATACGGCACTGTCCGGCGAAAAGGACGGAAAGAGATACTATTTCTGCAGCGAGGGGTGTAAGGAGGAATTTTTAAGTCCAACGTCCGTAAATTCTGAGGCTGATTCCCAAAACATGACACCTGAAAGCCTGACCGAGGGTGAGGCATGTAAAGTCCCGCTCGGTGGTGCCGAGGAAACTGAAAGTGTTCATACCCGGAAAATCACCTTGGGGATCACCGGAATGCACTGCGCTTCTTGTGCGGTGAATACTGAAAAGGCCCTTGGTAAGGTTCCCGGCGTCACGCAGGCCTCTGTGAACTATGCCGCAGAAACCGCAACGGTCCAATTCGACATGGAAAAAACCTCCAGTGATGATCTCACCAGGGCGGTCGGAGAAATTGGTTACTCCGCCTTTGTGAGGGAACAGGAGGTGGAAAGCCTGACCATCGGAATCACGGGGATGACCTGTGCCTCGTGCGCGGCCAACATCGAGAAGGCATTAAAGAAGATGCCCGGTGTGGTGGAGGCGTCTGTGAACATCGCCTCGGAATCCGCCGCCCTTCGCTTTGACCCCGATATCGTCTCTCCGGAAGACATCATGGCCAAGGTCCGGGAGGTCGGATATACGCCTCACCCGAGAGGGAATGGCAATGAAACCCTCAACCTTTCCATCGGTGGGATGACCTGCGCTTCCTGTGTGGCCAATACCGAGAAGGCCGTCAAGGCTTTGAATGGAGTTTCAGACGCCCGTGTGAACCTGGCGTCCGAGTCGGCGGCCGTGGATTACGACCCATCGGTAGTGTCTCCCGAATCAATCATGGAAGCCATAAAGGCACTCGGCTTTACACCATTGGAACGTGTTGCGGCAACGGTTGACAGGGAGAAGGAGGCCAGGGCGAAGGATATACGGACTACCAAACTCAAATTCATCATCTCGGCACTCCTGGGATCTCCCCTCATGTACCTGGCAATGGCGCCCCACCTCGGTTTTCCCATGCCTGACATTTCCGACCTCTGGATGGCCATACTCCAGTTTTCCCTGGCTACGCCCATTCTGGTAGTAAATTACCAATTCTACACCCGGGGCATCCTGGCGGTGATAAAAACACGTATGGCCAGCATGGACACACTCGTGGCTTTGGGGACTGGGGCCGCCTGGATTTATTCAGTGGTCGTGTCTATTTCGATCTGGTCCGGCGGTGGAACGTTTACCGCCCAAAACCTCTACTTCGAGGTGGCCGGGATTCTTATCGTCTTCATCCTGTTGGGGAAGTGGCTCGAGGCTCTGGCCAAAGGAAAGACTTCCGAAGCCATAAGGGCTTTGATGGGGCTTCAGGCAAGAATGGCCACCGTCGTCAGGGATGGGGTGGAAATGGAAATCCCGATAGAAAAGGTGCATACGGGCGATGTGGTTCTGGTAAAGCCCGGGCAGAAGATTCCCGTTGATGGGACCGTTCTGGAGGGTCACTCAACGGTGGATGAGTCCATGCTCACGGGCGAGAGCATCCCTCTGGAAAAAGCACCTGGAGACCAGGTCATCGGCGCCACCATCAACAGGACCGGTTCTTTCCGGTTCGAGGCAACTAAAGTTGGAAGCGATACGGCGCTTGCCCAGATCATCCGGATGGTGGAGGATGCCCAGGGGTCAAAGGCACCTATCCAGGCCCTTGCCGACCGCATTTCCGCCTATTTTGTTCCTGTTGTTGTGGGTCTTGCCATACTTACCTTCTTTGTATGGATCATTGCGGGACAAAGCTTCATCTTCGCGCTTACAGTCTTCATCTCGGTCCTGATTATCGCCTGCCCATGCGCTCTTGGCCTGGCCACACCTACCGCCGTAATGGTGGGAACAGGGCTGGGCGCCAAGAATGGGGTGCTGATCAAAACAGCCGAAGTGCTGCAAACCGCGCACAAGGTTGACACCGTGGTCTTTGACAAAACCGGTACACTGACCAAGGGTGAGCCCAAACTGACCGATATCATCCCATCGGGCCGTTGGCAGGAAGATAAACTGCTCCGGGTCGCGGCCTCCCTTGAGAAGAACTCCGAGCATCCCCTGGGGGACGCCATCGTGAAGGGGGCCGAAGAAAGAGGTCTGAATCTGACCCATCCGGAGAATTTCCGCTCCACAACGGGGAAAGGGATCAGCGGAAGGGTTGAAGGTAGTGAGCTGGTTATGGGAAACAGGGCTCTCATGGTCGAAATCGGGATTGATGTAGCCCCGGTTGAGGAGACCCTTAGGAGTCTTGAAACACAGGGAAAGACAGCGATGATCGTCGCTTCGGATGGGATCCTGGCAGGAGTCCTGGCGGTGGCCGATACCTTGAAGGAATATTCGAGGGAGGCAGTCAGCGCCCTGAAAAAAATGGGCAAAGAGGTAGTGATGATCACAGGGGACAACAGGAGAACCGGTGATGCCATAGCGAAGGAACTTGGAATCAAGAGGGTCCTTTCGGAGATATTGCCCCATGAGAAATCTGAAGAGATAATAAAGCTTCAGCAGGAAGGGCACCGCGTTGCCATGGTGGGTGACGGAATAAACGATGCCCCGGCTCTTACCCAGGCCGACGTGGGAATTGCCATCGGAAGCGGGACGGATGTCGCAATCGAATCCGGGGACATCGTTTTAATCCGCGATGACCTCAGGGATGTGGTCATGGCTATAGACCTTTCCAGGTATGCCATGATGAAGATCAAACAGAATCTCTTCTGGGCCTTCTGCTACAACAGCCTCGGCATCCCCATTGCGGCCGGAATCCTTTACCCCTTCACGGGTATCCTGCTAAGCCCCATCGTCGCCAGCGCGGCCATGGCCTTCAGCTCCGTCTCCGTGGTCACCAACTCCCTGACGATGCGCAGGTACAGGCGGAAAATTTAATCATCTTTTGATAGGGTCGTAAAAAATCCATCCATTTTCGCGGCCCTGAGTGGGCGCGATGATAACTTCTTGCGAAGCCATCATCTTTGACAGGGTCGTAAAAAGCCCATTAATGGTTTTTTACTCCACGGAAAGCGAAAAGTGTCATTTTCACTTTCCTCACAAATCTTCGATTTGCGCGGCCCTGAGTGGGCGCGATGATAACTTCTTGCGAAGCCATCATCTTTCTCTGGAACGGATCGCCGGAAAATGATAGGTTCATGAAAAATTCAAAGGGGGTAGTAATACCTTGGCTGCAAACGTGAAAACCGGAGAGACGATCCTTGAAGCAATTAAAGCCGAGATGGAGGGAAGAGAGTTCTACCTTGCAGCGGCCCAAAAGGTCAAAAACCCGCTTGTTCGAAGGAGGCTTCTGGGCCTGGCCGAAGACGAACTGGAACACCGGAAGACCCTGAGCCGCCTCTACTGGGCGCAGACGGGAATCGAACCGGGCGATGTGATGTCTGGAAACAGGGAAACAGTTGTTCCCGATATGGTGGAAATGTCTATGGAGAGTATCCTCCAGTTGGCGATGAAAAACGAAAAAGATGCCGCGGAGCGATACGATGAAATGGCCCACAAGGCTGACGATGCCCGGTCAAAGGGTTTTCTCGAGTACCTTGCCGATATGGAGCTGGGGCACTACGAAATCCTTTCAAGGGAACTTGACCTGATAAAAAGCAGGCCGGGCTGGGAGAATCAGGAGATCGAAAAATAGCCCGGCTTTGGCGATATTTCCAGAAACAATCTCCACCCATGGAATGAACCCAGAGCCCCAGGGCCCTGGGTTTTTTGTGAACGTCGATCTAAAAAAAGCAGGTGGTTGATTCTAAAGCAATGAAAGTGGAGAAACTTCAAAAGAAGGTGTCAGAGACCCTCGGGCGGTTGGGTGCTGAGCCCGGACACTGTCTTCTTGTTGCCGTATCCGGAGGGACTGATTCCCTTGCACTTCTTGGAATACTCTCTCGACTGCAGGCAGGCCGCTCCGGGATATTGACGGCTGCACATCTTGACCATGCTGTCCGGGGGGAGGATTCCAGGCGGGATGCCGTGGCTGTCGGGGAAATCTGCAGAACAATGGGCGTACCCCTTGTCACCGGCCTTCTCCGAAAAGAAGATGTCCGCGTGACGAGGAGTCGGTTGCGATCCATGGAGGCGGCCCTGAGGGAAATGCGCTACAGTTTCCTTTGTGATGCCGCCCTGAGGGTCGGGGCGAGATGGATACTGACCGGCCACCAGGCCGATGACCAGGCGGAAACCGTACTCTTCCGCACCCTCAGAGCAATGGATTGGCGGTCCCTGGGCGGGATCAGTGAAAAGGAGGGGAAAGTTCTTCGTCCATTGCTTGGCGTTTTTCGTCGTGACACCGAGGAATACTGTGCCATGGAAGGGCTGATTCCACTGGAGGACAGTTCCAACCTCGATATCGTTTATTCCAGGAACAGGTTAAGACATCTCACCATCCCGGGGTTAAACAGTCTATTTAAAAAGGATATTTCCCCGTTGCTCGTGCGGCTTGGAAAAGCCGCCGCAGCATTGACGGAATGGGAATCCCGGGCACTTGATCATTTGACCGGACAACGGCTTGACCCGTCAGTGGCTGCCGTAGACCGCGGGGCTATCGACCGCATTCCCCGGTGCCTGCTTGAGGGGGCCGCCATCAGAATGCTTCAGACGGTGATTGTGGGACATCCCAAGATGCCTCTTGTGCAACAATTTGTCAGATGTCTGAAGAAGGGAGCGGGAAAGGTCAGACTGTCTGACCGCCTGGAGATCGAGGTTTATCACGACAGGGTGGTCCTTGGAAACAGCCCTTGCCGTGGCCATGGCCCATCGCCCTTCCGTGAAAGGGAGTGGCGGGTGCCGGGGAGGGTCAATCTGCCGGAGCTGGGAGCTTTTCTGACAGCCTCTGAGGTGCTTTATGACGGCCAACGCATCTTTCCACGGGGTTCGGAGGCCCTGGTTGCAAAAAAAGGCCTGAAAACGCCTCTTTTTGTCCGCCAACGAAGGTCGGGGGACCGGTTTCAGCCATTGGGGATGGGTCATTCGAAGACCCTGAAGCGTTTTCTCATGGACCGGAAGGTTCCCCGGCAGGACAGGGACTATCTTCCTGTTATTACTGATCGGGAAGGGGCTATAATC
It contains:
- a CDS encoding NAD+ synthase — encoded protein: MKISLHQVNTTVADFSGNIGKILSEAGKARESGSSLAIFPELSVTGYPPLDLLTNPNFTRQTADALRTLVERTAGLGLSLLVGTILPSDTPGEGKPLHNSAVLIRDGRILDIHRKVLLPTYDVFDESRYFEPGRKLTSFDLEGSKAGVSICEDAWNDKTFWLTRQYHLDPVEEFLSSNPVPLINIASSPFSRGKGHLRIEMLANIARRFEVPVIYVNQVGGNDSLVFDGRSLVMDKNGRIVALAKGFEEDMLLVDLVDLPSPVTDIPDMDGTEAVYRALVRGLGDYALKCGFPSAVLGLSGGIDSSLTAAVAADALGPENVLGILMSSPYTSRESVTDAQALAHNLKINIKKIDISNIYTSYLNELSDGLEGLPGNVTEENIQARIRGNILMALSNRFGHLVLSTGNKSELATGYCTLYGDMSGGLAVISDLYKGEVYEICRYLNRNEELIPGRVLTKEPSAELRPNQRDEDSLPPYVLLDPILKAYIEDHKTLSEIVGLGYKEDLVRSILNMVEGNEYKRQQAAPGIKVSWNAFGLGRRYPIAKYRLY
- a CDS encoding metal-sensitive transcriptional regulator, with the translated sequence MTTHLEQVPRLNRIEGQVRGIKRMIEEERYCVDILIQLKSISSALAKVQENIFRHHLESCVKDSLSGSKQEDKEKKVEEVIRLLGKFR
- the tilS gene encoding tRNA lysidine(34) synthetase TilS, coding for MKVEKLQKKVSETLGRLGAEPGHCLLVAVSGGTDSLALLGILSRLQAGRSGILTAAHLDHAVRGEDSRRDAVAVGEICRTMGVPLVTGLLRKEDVRVTRSRLRSMEAALREMRYSFLCDAALRVGARWILTGHQADDQAETVLFRTLRAMDWRSLGGISEKEGKVLRPLLGVFRRDTEEYCAMEGLIPLEDSSNLDIVYSRNRLRHLTIPGLNSLFKKDISPLLVRLGKAAAALTEWESRALDHLTGQRLDPSVAAVDRGAIDRIPRCLLEGAAIRMLQTVIVGHPKMPLVQQFVRCLKKGAGKVRLSDRLEIEVYHDRVVLGNSPCRGHGPSPFREREWRVPGRVNLPELGAFLTASEVLYDGQRIFPRGSEALVAKKGLKTPLFVRQRRSGDRFQPLGMGHSKTLKRFLMDRKVPRQDRDYLPVITDREGAIIWIGGVEISQRIALKPGSPSEAYLLRLDSFSSKGPGETS
- a CDS encoding ferritin family protein, coding for MAANVKTGETILEAIKAEMEGREFYLAAAQKVKNPLVRRRLLGLAEDELEHRKTLSRLYWAQTGIEPGDVMSGNRETVVPDMVEMSMESILQLAMKNEKDAAERYDEMAHKADDARSKGFLEYLADMELGHYEILSRELDLIKSRPGWENQEIEK
- a CDS encoding heavy metal translocating P-type ATPase, yielding MARDPVCNMEVDENTALSGEKDGKRYYFCSEGCKEEFLSPTSVNSEADSQNMTPESLTEGEACKVPLGGAEETESVHTRKITLGITGMHCASCAVNTEKALGKVPGVTQASVNYAAETATVQFDMEKTSSDDLTRAVGEIGYSAFVREQEVESLTIGITGMTCASCAANIEKALKKMPGVVEASVNIASESAALRFDPDIVSPEDIMAKVREVGYTPHPRGNGNETLNLSIGGMTCASCVANTEKAVKALNGVSDARVNLASESAAVDYDPSVVSPESIMEAIKALGFTPLERVAATVDREKEARAKDIRTTKLKFIISALLGSPLMYLAMAPHLGFPMPDISDLWMAILQFSLATPILVVNYQFYTRGILAVIKTRMASMDTLVALGTGAAWIYSVVVSISIWSGGGTFTAQNLYFEVAGILIVFILLGKWLEALAKGKTSEAIRALMGLQARMATVVRDGVEMEIPIEKVHTGDVVLVKPGQKIPVDGTVLEGHSTVDESMLTGESIPLEKAPGDQVIGATINRTGSFRFEATKVGSDTALAQIIRMVEDAQGSKAPIQALADRISAYFVPVVVGLAILTFFVWIIAGQSFIFALTVFISVLIIACPCALGLATPTAVMVGTGLGAKNGVLIKTAEVLQTAHKVDTVVFDKTGTLTKGEPKLTDIIPSGRWQEDKLLRVAASLEKNSEHPLGDAIVKGAEERGLNLTHPENFRSTTGKGISGRVEGSELVMGNRALMVEIGIDVAPVEETLRSLETQGKTAMIVASDGILAGVLAVADTLKEYSREAVSALKKMGKEVVMITGDNRRTGDAIAKELGIKRVLSEILPHEKSEEIIKLQQEGHRVAMVGDGINDAPALTQADVGIAIGSGTDVAIESGDIVLIRDDLRDVVMAIDLSRYAMMKIKQNLFWAFCYNSLGIPIAAGILYPFTGILLSPIVASAAMAFSSVSVVTNSLTMRRYRRKI
- a CDS encoding peptidylprolyl isomerase, whose product is MKLFRYLFACTMALLITLPVVSCAKDGGQPSTEVSPPNAPSEAVSAGKTTAVAGSGVAALVNGDPIPLSAVETAVRNTAIGMSGGENVSTEALMNQLGPRILDQLVSGELLYQEATKEGFKASKEKVDESFNKLAGQFPTRDQFNAEMVKRGFTEDSLKTNIKKQLTIQGFLNKTIISGIAVTDDEAKKNYDSNPDSFRKDEQVKASHILINVAKDASEKEKGKALARAREIAKKAREKGADFAALARENSEGPSGPSGGDLGYFGRGRMVKPFEEAVFGMKVGEVSDPVLTQFGYHVIKLTDRKEARIVPFEEVKGKIVSDLTNSRINEAIGKKIKELAGRADIQILFKPSPQSGLSPHSGRPGLPPGHPPSN